The genomic region TAGTATTCTTCTCATAGTGGCCCATGTTTTGATGGTCTCCGTGCTCTGCCTGGAATTCAGGGGCGACTACTTCTTTCGAGAAATCGAAGTCTCCAGTCGCCCGAACAACAAAACGAGTTTTGTTTTTGATATACTGTCACCTCGTTAGGAAGCTCCATAGCATCGCATATCAGTTGCCTACCTGAAGCGGGAAACcttccttctcaacaactttAACAGTCGATCTTAGAGCTCCAGCCTCAACAGTCTTTTCAACGGCAGCCCGACTAACCTCATCAAGGCACTCATTTGTCGATTTGGATACCGTCGACTGAACAGTATCCACAACCGCACTCACCCTTGCTATCGCAGCGCCAATAGCATTGGCGACCTGTGACCACTGCGGTTTGATAACCTTGCTCGcgcccttgagctcatcggGAGCAATGACAGCTCCACCTCCTACCAGAATAACTGGTATGTCTTTGGGTGATGTCTTCATGGTGTCGATAACCTTTTCTAGCTTCTGTTTAATTGTCAAGCTAACCTTTGTGAGCTGGTCCTCCGAAAGAGCGTCCTTCATGAGGGCTGGGTCGCCAATCTTCAACTCTGGGTTTGCTAGGACAGTGCAATCGGTTGCTGTAAGAACCTTTCCTCCAAATACAACTGCTTCCTCTGGAAGTTTATATCCCACGCTATCTGACCCAACAGAGACACTACTGTCTATCCGTACAATAGAGCCTCCGCCGAGACCGATGCTCTTGATATCGGGACAAGAAAAGTTCATCCTCACTCCCGAAAGATCGCTGTAAGCTGCCTGTTGACGAGGAAAGCCGTTCTCCAGTAGGATCCCGACATCAGATGTGGTTCCTCCAATATCAACAaccatcatggcttcatccAGGTCGCCATGCACAAGGAAAGCAGCTCCTCTCATGCTGTTGGTAGGGCCGCTTGAGAAAGTTCGGATCGGTAAACGAGCAGCAAGTTCACCAGACAGGACAGTGCCATCATTCTGAGTGATAAACACTGCACAATTCAGGCCTAGCCTCTTAACCGGTTCGTGAAAAGATCGAATGGTCTTTCGGGCAAAAGGCAGAATGGAGGCGTTGAGCATAGCTGCGTTTTCTCTTTCGAGAAAGCCAAGATTGGCAACCTCCTTGGAACACACAACATCACAGCCGGGTAtttcagccttgatgatatctgCCGCTCGCtcttcttgtcgttccaCTGTATCAATAGGACTGAAaataccaacaacaaccacACATTTAATCCCTTTTTGATTAATAATCGAGCACTGCGTTTTGATCTCGTCTGGATCAATATCGGATATCAAACGGCCATCAACTTCCAGTCCGCCATGTACCAGGGCATGGTGACCCAGGATAAGCTCTCTCATGTCGTCAGGCCAGTCGACACATGGCAAGTTATGCTTCGAGAAGGGTCCGCAGAGACGAATCACAGCAACCCGTGACAGTCTCGCAGCATctctctcaacaacagcattAACAAAGTGCGTTGTTCCTATAGTCACGCTTGCGACTTCATGAGGGCGGATAGAACTTGAGCTGAGCATCGTAGTGAGTGCATTGTTGATACCAACGCTTGGGTTCACCGTTGTCGGTTCTTTGTGCCATGCGATGATTCCACGATCAGGCCCTGAGCTCATGAGGGGATCAATAAGGACACCGTCTGTGTTAGTCCCACCAACGTCGATGCCAATTCGAAGACGCCGCGATGCTATGGTTTTGCTCATGGTGGATAGTTACGTCCACTCGTGGTATCGTCCGTCAATATTCCAGTGTTGGCAAATAATCGATATGCTCCGGACAACTTGCGGGACAACTGTCGCAATGTGAGCAAGCTTTATGATAGAGAAACAAGATCATGTCACATAACAGTTTGACCCGATGCCGGCGATTGAGCTCCGCACGAGAcagctttattattattggCCTTGTGTGGGGTGCTTTTCATCGAAGGATGGATCAAGCATGTTGGAGCTTCAGATCAAAGATAAGATCCTTATCAATCAGTAGAATCTCTCAAGTGCATCGAAAGTTTTGACCAGCAATCAGCCACGACACttttaaagtttaaagtTTGGCTATAGTAAACAATTTGAACCATATGGCCCAAATGATTTATCCTAATATTGCCTGTCATATTGATGAAACATCTTTGACCACAGTTGACAAaattcatcatcttcaaagtAAATGGAAACGTGAATTCTTATTCATACAATGATTACTACCCATCCTATGACTATGAGAGGCATCGAGCTGCAGTATAACCACAACTCTGACTATCCCCAACGATCACCTATCCACATCTCGTCCTTGAGTAATAAACAAAGCTGTCATAGTATACTAAGGCTTGTATGCTGTTTCTGCGTTCCTCCTAGAAATGTCCTAGCCGAGGAGtacaggaagaagaaaataaaataaaaagttcGCCTCTCATAGAAAGGATCATGGAATCTTGCGTATTTCTCACGACGCCTTTAACGCCAAATCTGTGTGTACCCTCCCGGTGCGTCGCTCCGCATGAAGCCCTGGCCAGAAGTTTGTAAAAAATAACGAGTCTCATGCAATCATTGTCCCTATGCCAGTCCCCGTGCTTTCGTCTATTGCAAAATACACTGCCAATTCTTTGGTGCTTAAATCTCGATCGTCTTCATCGATTCGTCTACCACCTCGGGCTTCTTGCCGTTCGCCTTGGGAGATGGTTCTTCTTCCACCTTGAGGAGGTCGGATTCCACTCGGGGAATGCTGGTTGTCACTTTAGGAGTTTTGGTGTCCTGGCTTTGCCGGGGACTTTCGACCTCTACAAGCTTCTCAGGCTGGATATATGCGTCGGCGAGCTCTGGGATTGTTGTCTCCTCTGTGACTTTACTCAAAGGTGTCGCCTTTCCGTATCCTGGGCCTGGTCGGGGGCTGGCCAAAGGAGATGATCCACTGAGTCGTTGCATAGATCGGCCCCGGGGCTCGCCATTCTCACCACCACTACCATaaggtgaagaagaacgCGAGCCAAGAGGAGAATTAGGCTTGGGTCCCATTGACCTTCGGTTTGAAGCTGCCCTTCTTCCGTATTTCTGATCCATTCTCCACCTGAGGATGCTGAAGTACGATGGCTCAACTCTTGTCTCTTTGAA from Fusarium oxysporum Fo47 chromosome III, complete sequence harbors:
- a CDS encoding uncharacterized protein (of unknown function-domain containing protein), whose protein sequence is MSKTIASRRLRIGIDVGGTNTDGVLIDPLMSSGPDRGIIAWHKEPTTVNPSVGINNALTTMLSSSSIRPHEVASVTIGTTHFVNAVVERDAARLSRVAVIRLCGPFSKHNLPCVDWPDDMRELILGHHALVHGGLEVDGRLISDIDPDEIKTQCSIINQKGIKCVVVVGIFSPIDTVERQEERAADIIKAEIPGCDVVCSKEVANLGFLERENAAMLNASILPFARKTIRSFHEPVKRLGLNCAVFITQNDGTVLSGELAARLPIRTFSSGPTNSMRGAAFLVHGDLDEAMMVVDIGGTTSDVGILLENGFPRQQAAYSDLSGVRMNFSCPDIKSIGLGGGSIVRIDSSVSVGSDSVGYKLPEEAVVFGGKVLTATDCTVLANPELKIGDPALMKDALSEDQLTKVSLTIKQKLEKVIDTMKTSPKDIPVILVGGGAVIAPDELKGASKVIKPQWSQVANAIGAAIARVSAVVDTVQSTVSKSTNECLDEVSRAAVEKTVEAGALRSTVKVVEKEGFPLQYIKNKTRFVVRATGDFDFSKEVVAPEFQAEHGDHQNMGHYEKNTKNTGPKHDTQQDEDFDILSYRPDVRNRTWYVSERDVSWIATGCYILGTGGGGSPYGLMIRLRTQLRNGSIIRVVNPEDLPDDARVGCGGGAGSPTVAIEKLAGDELLEAQQELYKMCNTSATHMISVEVGGANGLSGLLLGSSDQMDIPTVDGDWMGRAYPTKWQTTPVVFKERDTIWSPIAVSDGNGNVLVMPKASSDEAVERIIRAALSEMGSQVGAADAPVTGEETKRWAVEHTLSQSWRIGRAVARARKENRVDNVAETIIEECGGPGAGKVLWKGKIIGVDRTLRNGHIYGECLIEGADVRDEHVASGDISEQFKGVVKIPFKNENIAALGVYNDRKEELQEDVLAIVPDLVCVIDAQNGEAVGTPEYRYGLLVVVLGIAASDRWTGTERGIKIGGPQAFGLGHLKFEPLGKYFKPRSVIDEFDEC